The proteins below are encoded in one region of Parus major isolate Abel chromosome 7, Parus_major1.1, whole genome shotgun sequence:
- the ACVR1C gene encoding activin receptor type-1C, translating into MLTNGREEVVKSCVSLPELNAQVFCHSSKNVTKTECCYTDFCNNITLRLPLASEAPGRAARRSAALAVPVAVPVCALVLLALLGACTARGRRHRGAKPPNVEEPLCEASLASSGKTLKDLIYDMTTSGSGSGLPLLVQRTIARTIVLQEIVGKGRFGEVWHGKWCGEDVAVKIFSSRDERSWFREAEIYQTVMLRHENILGFIAADNKDNGTWTQLWLVSEYHEQGSLFDYLNRGTVTVEGMVRLALSVASGLAHLHMEIVGTQGKPAIAHRDLKSKNILVKRNETCAIADLGLAVKHDSVLNTIDIPQNPRVGTRRYMAPEILDDAMNTNIFESFKRADIYSLGLVYWEIARRCSVGGVTEEYQLPYYDLVPSDPSIEDMRRVVCEQKLRPSIPNQWQSCEALRVLGRLMRECWCASGAARLTALRVKKTISQLCALQDPKG; encoded by the exons ATGCTGACCAACGGGCGTGAGGAGGTGGTCAAGTCCTGCGTCTCCCTGCCCGAGCTGAACGCCCAGGTCTTCTGCCACAGCTCCAAGAACGTCACCAAGACCGAGTGCTGCTACACTGATTTCTGCAACAACATCACCCTCCGCCTGCCCCTCG CGTCCGAGGCTCCTGGCAGAGCGGCGCGGCGCTCGGCGGCGTTGGCGGTGCCGGTGGCGGTGCCGGTGTGcgccctggtgctgctggccctgTTGGGGGCCTGCACGGCCCGGGGCCGGCGGCACCGTGGGGCCAAGCCCCCCAACGTGGAGGAGCCCCTGTGCGAGGCCAGCCTGGCCAGCTCCGGGAAGACGCTGAAGGATCTCATCTACGACATGACCACCTCTGGCTCGGGCTCCG GTCTGCCTCTGCTGGTCCAGAGAACCATCGCCAGGACGATCGTCCTGCAGGAAATCGTGGGAAAAGGGCGATTTGGCGAAGTCTGGCATGGGAAATGGTGTGGGGAGGACGTGGCTGTGAAAATCTTCTCCTCCAGAGACGAGCGGTCGTGGTTCCGGGAGGCAGAGATTTACCAGACGGTCATGCTGAGGCACGAGAACATCCTGGGCTTCATTGCTGCCGACAACAAGG ATAATGGGACGTGGACTCAGCTCTGGCTCGTGTCCGAGTACCACGAGCAGGGCTCCCTGTTTGACTACCTGAACAGGGGCACGGTGACGGTGGAGGGCATGGTCAGGCTGGCACTCTCGGTGGCCAGTGGCCTGGCCCACCTCCACATGGAGATCGTTGGCACGCAAG GGAAGCCAGCGATCGCACACCGGGATCTGAAATCCAAGAACATCCTGGTGAAGAGGAACGAGACCTGCGCCATCGCCGACCTGGGGCTGGCGGTGAAGCACGACTCGGTGCTCAACACCATCGACATCCCCCAGAACCCCCGTGTGGGCACCCGGAG GTACATGGCCCCTGAGATCCTGGACGATGCGATGAACACGAACATCTTTGAGTCCTTCAAGCGTGCAGACATTTACTCCCTGGGGCTGGTGTACTGGGAGATAGCCCGGAGGTGCTCTGTTGGAG GAGTCACTGAGGAATACCAGCTGCCTTACTATGACCTTGTGCCTTCTGATCCTTCAATAGAAGATATGAGGAGGGTTGTCTGTGAACAGAAGCTCAGACCAAGTATTCCAAACCAGTGGCAAAGCTGTGAG GCTCTGCGGGTTCTGGGCCGGCTGATGCGGGAGTGCTGGTGTGCCAGCGGTGCCGCACGCCTCACCGCGCTGCGCGTCAAGAAGACGATCTCACAGCTCTGCGCGCTCCAGGACCCCAAAGGCTGA